One segment of Heterodontus francisci isolate sHetFra1 chromosome 28, sHetFra1.hap1, whole genome shotgun sequence DNA contains the following:
- the LOC137385139 gene encoding NACHT, LRR and PYD domains-containing protein 3-like isoform X2, giving the protein MGNPSSKQRYLQGPAAREGDQDTGTGTSEQSQIQHPATREGDQDTGTSISEQSQIQHPATREGDQDTGTSISEQSQIQHPATREGDQDTGTSRREATILTDNAPSFDQKTDPNSTTAEFLMKCDDFQLFQLIKFYQHRLEQAIEEGVDRVSSLLTGERHFSGQEHRKIIELVEKGNRADSSKLLLNLVMEKGSRVRRVMWESFVKMRHGLPKLDEILKEIQELGSDPLASMNTARGLSEVPGHLKDVQQKHKETLRVQTETLRVNTILIKEKVKIFQLVDRYAELTVISTVRDRSLVEHELLARGRDHEVWREKHRRRELKKIQICQLFPSSFSQRKSKSGSSAAVSGVPGIGKTTMVQKIVYDWATGKIYPNFQFVFSFKFRDLNAINCRINLRNLVLDQYPYFGNVLGELWKNPEGLLFIFDGLDEFKDTIDFADNRRNTEPQYMCTDPECWCEVSDIVYSLIQHKLLPGCSVLVTSRPTALHLLEKAEISVWAEILGFGGDERKEYFNKFFEDQTVAAAVFKHVEENEILYTMCYNPSYCCILCLSLGPFFTQRDRKQQQVPKTITQLYSYYIYNILKNHSQEIENPRDVLLKIGEMAFTGVSRKKIVFRNGDLIEYNLQPSQFLSGFLMELLERDDSVQSVVYTFPHLTIQEFVAALAQFLTPNPGDIRKLLSEAHSEEDGRFEIFLRFVAGLSSPQAAWPLEGLLGPFPHQTTCQVIDWVKEKVEGQIGNTKSKTDKRNLMNSLHYLFESQNKALAWATMEPVETLTFGDPHFQKALQLTTIDCLVLCRAMGLCNVIKHLDLQECTIQCEGLQRLEPILHKCQELRLSHNKLGDSGVKILSAALSNPNCKIQELNLWDTSLTDSCAEDLANALGTNRSLTVLSLGFNSFTDQSVPALRQLILTCRSLKEIRLLKSQFSSIGENQLKSLQESKSGLKVIV; this is encoded by the exons ATGGGGAATCCCTCAAGTAAACAACGTTATCTTCAAGGCCCTGCtgcaagggaaggtgatcaggacacaggaactggtaccagtgaacaaagtcagattcaacaccctgctacaagggaaggtgatcaggacacaggaaccagtatcagtgaacaaagtcagattcaacaccctgctacaagggaaggtgatcaggataCAGGAACCAGTATcagtgaacaaagtcagattcaacaccctgctacaagggaag gtgatcaggacacaggaaccagCAGAAGGGAAGCGACAATATTAACTGACAATGCACCAAGCTTTGACCAAAAAACAG ATCCAAACTCTACAACTGCTGAGTTCTTGATGAAGTGTGACGATTTCCAGCTGTTCCAGTTGATAAAATTCTACCAGCACAGACTCGAGCAGGCCATTGAAGAAGGGGTGGACAGAGTCAGCTCATTGTTAACAGGAGAGCGGCATTTCAGTGGACAAGAACATCGG AAAATTATTGAGCTCGTGGAGAAGGGAAACCGGgcggacagttccaaacttctcctaaaTCTGGTGATGGAGAAGGGCTCTCGGGTCCGAAGGGTGATGTGGGAATCCTTTGTGAAAATGCGTCACGGGTTACCAAAGTTGGACGAAATACTGAAAGAAATACAGGAACTCG GTTCTGATCCACTTGCTTCCATGAACACAGCGCGAGGTTTATCCGAGGTACCCGGTCACCTGAAGG atgttcaacagaaacacaaggaaacactccgggtacaaactgaaacactgagagtgaacactatcctaataaaggagaaggttaagattttccagctggttgatcgatacgctgagctaacggtcatttctactgttcgagatcggtcacttgtagaacatgaactgctggcaagaggccgagaccatgaagtgtggagagagaaacatcgccGGAGAGAACTGAAAAAAATCCAAATTTGTCAATTATTCCCGAGCAGTTTTTCCCAGAGAAAATCCAAATCTgggagttcagcagcagtgagtggagtcccggggattggaaaaacaacaatggtacaaaagattgtttatgactgggccactgggaaaatatacccaaactttcaatttgttttcagttttaaattccgGGATTTGAACGCAATTAACTGTAGAATAAACCTGAGGAATCTGGTACTGGATCAGTATCCTTACTTTGGGAATGTCCTGGGAGAGCTCTGGAAAAATCCAGAGGGATTGCTTTTTATATTtgatggtttggatgaattcaaggacacgatcgattttgctgacaatcggagaaatacagaacctcagtacatgtgcacagatcccgaatgctggtgtgaagtgtctgacattgtgtacagtttaatacaGCACAAGCTGCTCCCCGGATGTTCAGTGTTAGTGACCAGTCGTCCCACTGCATTACATTTATTGGAAaaggctgagatcagtgtctgggctgaaatcctgggatttggtggtgatgaacggaaggaatatttcaacaagttttttgaagatcagacggtggcagcagctgttttcaaacacgtggaggagaacgagatcctgtacaccatgtgctacaacccttcctactgttgcatcctctgtctgtcactgggtcccttctttacacaaagagacaggaaacagcagcaagttCCCAAGACCATCACCCAGTTATATTCCTACTATATTTACAACATTCTGAAAAACCATAGCCAAGAGATTGAAAACCCCCGTGATGTGTTACTGAAGATCGGTGAGATGGCCTTCACAGGAGTCTCCAGGAAGAAGATTGTGTTTAGAAATGGAGATTTGATCGAGTATAATCTGCAACCTTCCCAGTTCCTGTCTGGATTCCTGATGGAACTTTTGGAGAGAGATGATTCTGTCCAGAGTGTGGTTTACACATTCCCGCACCTCACCATCCAAGAGTTTGTAGCCGCACTCGCACAATTCCTGACTCCAAATCCCGGGGACATCCGGAAGCTCCTCAGTGAAGCTCACAGCGAGGAAGATGGGAGATTTGAGATATTTCTGCGTTTTGTTGCTGGTCTCTCCTCCCCACAGGCAGCGTGGCCCCTGGAAGGATTGCTgggtccatttcctcatcagacaacctgcCAAGTGATTGACTGGGTGAAGGAGAAGGTTGAAGGACAGATTGGAAACACAAAGAGTAAAACTGATAAAAGGAACCTCATGAACAGTTTGCATTACCTGTTTGAGTCTCAGAATAAAGCACTGGCTTGGGCCACAATGGAGCCTGTGGAAACACTTACCTTCGGAGATCCTCACTTCCAGAAAGCATTGCAACTGACTACAATTGACTGTCTGGTCCTATGTCGTGCCATGGGACTCTGCAATGTAATAAAGCACCTTGATCTGCAGGAGTGCACCATTCAGTGTGAAGGACTCCAGCGGCTGGAACCCATCCTGCACAAATGCCAGGAGCTGAG ACTGAGTCACAATAAACTGGGGGATTCAGGAGTGAAAATACTGTCTGCAGCTCTGAGCAATCCCAACTGTAAAATACAGGAACTGAA TCTGTGGGATACCAGTCTTACAGATTCTTGTGCTGAGGATCTCGCCAATGCACTCGGAACAAACAGGTCACTAACAGTTCTGTCTCTGGGGTTTAACTCCTTCACAGACCAATCTGTCCCTGCTCTCCGCCAGCTCATACTGACCTGCAGGAGTCTGAAGGAGATCAG GCTGTTGAAGAGTCAGTTCAGTTCGATCGGAGAGAATCAGCTGAAGTCACTGCAGGAATCCAAAAGTGGACTGAAAGTGATTGTGTAA
- the LOC137385139 gene encoding NACHT, LRR and PYD domains-containing protein 3-like isoform X4, which produces MGNPSSKQRYLQGPAAREGDQDTGTGTSEQSQIQHPATREGDQDTGTSISEQSQIQHPATREGDQDTGTSISEQSQIQHPATREGDQDTGTGTNTNGQSQIQHPAAREGDQDTGTSRREATILTDNAPSFDQKTDPNSTTAEFLMKCDDFQLFQLIKFYQHRLEQAIEEGVDRVSSLLTGERHFSGQEHRKIIELVEKGNRADSSKLLLNLVMEKGSRVRRVMWESFVKMRHGLPKLDEILKEIQELGSDPLASMNTARGLSEVPGHLKDVQQKHKETLRVQTETLRVNTILIKEKVKIFQLVDRYAELTVISTVRDRSLVEHELLARGRDHEVWREKHRRRELKKIQICQLFPSSFSQRKSKSGSSAAVSGVPGIGKTTMVQKIVYDWATGKIYPNFQFVFSFKFRDLNAINCRINLRNLVLDQYPYFGNVLGELWKNPEGLLFIFDGLDEFKDTIDFADNRRNTEPQYMCTDPECWCEVSDIVYSLIQHKLLPGCSVLVTSRPTALHLLEKAEISVWAEILGFGGDERKEYFNKFFEDQTVAAAVFKHVEENEILYTMCYNPSYCCILCLSLGPFFTQRDRKQQQVPKTITQLYSYYIYNILKNHSQEIENPRDVLLKIGEMAFTGVSRKKIVFRNGDLIEYNLQPSQFLSGFLMELLERDDSVQSVVYTFPHLTIQEFVAALAQFLTPNPGDIRKLLSEAHSEEDGRFEIFLRFVAGLSSPQAAWPLEGLLGPFPHQTTCQVIDWVKEKVEGQIGNTKSKTDKRNLMNSLHYLFESQNKALAWATMEPVETLTFGDPHFQKALQLTTIDCLVLCRAMGLCNVIKHLDLQECTIQCEGLQRLEPILHKCQELRYRRNAANNRCPSTLLSLISPKPLSSSADVVSSDY; this is translated from the exons ATGGGGAATCCCTCAAGTAAACAACGTTATCTTCAAGGCCCTGCtgcaagggaaggtgatcaggacacaggaactggtaccagtgaacaaagtcagattcaacaccctgctacaagggaaggtgatcaggacacaggaaccagtatcagtgaacaaagtcagattcaacaccctgctacaagggaaggtgatcaggataCAGGAACCAGTATcagtgaacaaagtcagattcaacaccctgctacaagggaaggtgatcaggacacaggaaccgGTACCAATACCAATGGACAAAGTCAGATTCAACATCCTGCtgcaagggaaggtgatcaggacacaggaaccagCAGAAGGGAAGCGACAATATTAACTGACAATGCACCAAGCTTTGACCAAAAAACAG ATCCAAACTCTACAACTGCTGAGTTCTTGATGAAGTGTGACGATTTCCAGCTGTTCCAGTTGATAAAATTCTACCAGCACAGACTCGAGCAGGCCATTGAAGAAGGGGTGGACAGAGTCAGCTCATTGTTAACAGGAGAGCGGCATTTCAGTGGACAAGAACATCGG AAAATTATTGAGCTCGTGGAGAAGGGAAACCGGgcggacagttccaaacttctcctaaaTCTGGTGATGGAGAAGGGCTCTCGGGTCCGAAGGGTGATGTGGGAATCCTTTGTGAAAATGCGTCACGGGTTACCAAAGTTGGACGAAATACTGAAAGAAATACAGGAACTCG GTTCTGATCCACTTGCTTCCATGAACACAGCGCGAGGTTTATCCGAGGTACCCGGTCACCTGAAGG atgttcaacagaaacacaaggaaacactccgggtacaaactgaaacactgagagtgaacactatcctaataaaggagaaggttaagattttccagctggttgatcgatacgctgagctaacggtcatttctactgttcgagatcggtcacttgtagaacatgaactgctggcaagaggccgagaccatgaagtgtggagagagaaacatcgccGGAGAGAACTGAAAAAAATCCAAATTTGTCAATTATTCCCGAGCAGTTTTTCCCAGAGAAAATCCAAATCTgggagttcagcagcagtgagtggagtcccggggattggaaaaacaacaatggtacaaaagattgtttatgactgggccactgggaaaatatacccaaactttcaatttgttttcagttttaaattccgGGATTTGAACGCAATTAACTGTAGAATAAACCTGAGGAATCTGGTACTGGATCAGTATCCTTACTTTGGGAATGTCCTGGGAGAGCTCTGGAAAAATCCAGAGGGATTGCTTTTTATATTtgatggtttggatgaattcaaggacacgatcgattttgctgacaatcggagaaatacagaacctcagtacatgtgcacagatcccgaatgctggtgtgaagtgtctgacattgtgtacagtttaatacaGCACAAGCTGCTCCCCGGATGTTCAGTGTTAGTGACCAGTCGTCCCACTGCATTACATTTATTGGAAaaggctgagatcagtgtctgggctgaaatcctgggatttggtggtgatgaacggaaggaatatttcaacaagttttttgaagatcagacggtggcagcagctgttttcaaacacgtggaggagaacgagatcctgtacaccatgtgctacaacccttcctactgttgcatcctctgtctgtcactgggtcccttctttacacaaagagacaggaaacagcagcaagttCCCAAGACCATCACCCAGTTATATTCCTACTATATTTACAACATTCTGAAAAACCATAGCCAAGAGATTGAAAACCCCCGTGATGTGTTACTGAAGATCGGTGAGATGGCCTTCACAGGAGTCTCCAGGAAGAAGATTGTGTTTAGAAATGGAGATTTGATCGAGTATAATCTGCAACCTTCCCAGTTCCTGTCTGGATTCCTGATGGAACTTTTGGAGAGAGATGATTCTGTCCAGAGTGTGGTTTACACATTCCCGCACCTCACCATCCAAGAGTTTGTAGCCGCACTCGCACAATTCCTGACTCCAAATCCCGGGGACATCCGGAAGCTCCTCAGTGAAGCTCACAGCGAGGAAGATGGGAGATTTGAGATATTTCTGCGTTTTGTTGCTGGTCTCTCCTCCCCACAGGCAGCGTGGCCCCTGGAAGGATTGCTgggtccatttcctcatcagacaacctgcCAAGTGATTGACTGGGTGAAGGAGAAGGTTGAAGGACAGATTGGAAACACAAAGAGTAAAACTGATAAAAGGAACCTCATGAACAGTTTGCATTACCTGTTTGAGTCTCAGAATAAAGCACTGGCTTGGGCCACAATGGAGCCTGTGGAAACACTTACCTTCGGAGATCCTCACTTCCAGAAAGCATTGCAACTGACTACAATTGACTGTCTGGTCCTATGTCGTGCCATGGGACTCTGCAATGTAATAAAGCACCTTGATCTGCAGGAGTGCACCATTCAGTGTGAAGGACTCCAGCGGCTGGAACCCATCCTGCACAAATGCCAGGAGCTGAG atacaggagaaatgccgcgaacaacagatgcccctctacattgctttcattgatctcaccaaagcctttgtcctcgtcagcagacgtggtctcttcagactactag